A stretch of the Vigna radiata var. radiata cultivar VC1973A chromosome 7, Vradiata_ver6, whole genome shotgun sequence genome encodes the following:
- the LOC106766929 gene encoding probable esterase KAI2 yields MGIVEEAHNVRIVGRGNEIVVLAHGFGTDQSVWKHLVPHLVDDYRVILYDNMGAGTTNPEYFDFDRYYTIDGFVYDLLAILEELQVKSCIFVGHSLSAMVGLLASISHPHLFTKFILVSASPRFLNDSEYFGGFQPEDLNQLYDGIRSNYKAWCSGFAPLVIGGDMDSVAVQEFSRTLFNMRPDIALSLAQTIFEFDMRPILGLVTVPCHIIQSTKDLAAPVVVAEYLQLNLGGKTIVEVMPTEGHLPQLSAPDVVIPVLLNHIHHDLAEAK; encoded by the exons ATGGGTATCGTGGAAGAGGCTCATAACGTGAGAATAGTTGGGAGGGGGAATGAAATCGTGGTTCTGGCTCATGGCTTTGGCACAGACCAATCTGTGTGGAAGCACCTCGTACCACACCTAGTTGATGATTACCGCGTGATTCTATACGACAACATGGGAGCTGGTACCACAAATCCAGAATACTTCGACTTTGACCGATATTACACAATTGATGGGTTTGTGTATGATTTACTGGCAATTTTGGAAGAGCTTCAGGTGAAATCTTGCATCTTTGTCGGTCACTCTCTTTCCGCTATGGTGGGCCTCCTCGCTTCCATCTCCCACCCTCATCTCTTCACTAAGTTCATCCTCGTCTCTGCCTCTCCAAG GTTTCTGAATGATTCGGAATACTTTGGAGGGTTTCAGCCAGAAGATCTGAATCAGCTCTACGATGGTATCCGATCGAATTACAAAGCGTGGTGTTCAGGGTTCGCTCCTCTGGTGATAGGCGGCGACATGGACTCGGTGGCTGTGCAAGAGTTCAGCCGAACCCTATTCAACATGCGACCCGACATAGCCCTGAGTTTGGCGCAGACCATATTCGAGTTCGACATGAGGCCAATCCTGGGCCTCGTCACGGTGCCCTGCCACATCATTCAGAGCACCAAGGATTTGGCGGCGCCCGTTGTGGTGGCCGAATATCTGCAGCTGAATCTCGGCGGAAAGACCATCGTGGAGGTCATGCCAACGGAGGGTCACTTGCCGCAGCTGAGCGCCCCGGATGTGGTGATTCCGGTGCTTCTCAACCATATCCACCACGATTTGGCGGAGGCCAAATGA
- the LOC106767276 gene encoding histone H3.v1, whose product MATSDIVQGKWNPIQEEEEDQYQEQEEEEEEEEALSLSDLPINLNDQPRLQEQRSAANEATQEEFNFRSWGAPFSKQPEMCVADEVFFKGQILPLRVSFSSEAGLLATLSQSQSQPHYGKHFINESLDFPSNSSSSSRSSSLRSQNSSTSTASSATIATTKKVTTVPPRTKPRIRNQFHMHPSPKPQLRAPTPTQLSSLGNPGRKSTSAWGIFRLGVVPAPEIGLQDLKVRNRSNCVSRNSSSNSSSNNSAKSVKRSNRNKGNDGVLKQLVGKGGGLLSGCDCSFQTVQSNNMVMIKGGNGGGKSSNKTESIRHAAKEKVVELKKQRQKQGKKVTSRRRTFEWIKELHASHPDDDDDDDEEALLSNA is encoded by the coding sequence ATGGCCACCTCAGACATCGTCCAAGGAAAATGGAACCCTAtccaagaagaggaagaagatcaatatcaagaacaagaagaagaagaagaagaagaagaagcattgTCGCTTTCCGATCTTCCAATCAACCTCAACGACCAACCCAGACTCCAAGAACAACGCTCTGCTGCCAACGAAGCAACTCAAGAGGAATTCAATTTCCGCTCCTGGGGTGCTCCCTTTTCCAAACAACCCGAAATGTGTGTGGCGGATGAAGTTTTCTTCAAGGGCCAAATCCTCCCATTGCGTGTCTCGTTCAGCTCCGAGGCTGGCTTATTAGCCACACTATCTCAATCTCAATCTCAACCACATTATGGTAAGCACTTTATCAACGAATCCTTGGATTTTCCGAGTAACAGTAGTAGTAGCAGTAGAAGCAGTAGTCTTAGAAGCCAAAACTCATCAACTAGCACGGCTAGCTCCGCTACCATCGCCACCACAAAAAAGGTTACTACAGTACCTCCGAGAACGAAGCCCAGAATTCGAAACCAGTTTCATATGCACCCAAGTCCAAAGCCTCAGTTAAGGGCACCCACCCCAACACAATTATCAAGCTTGGGTAACCCAGGTAGAAAATCAACGTCAGCATGGGGAATTTTCCGTTTGGGTGTGGTCCCTGCTCCCGAGATAGGATTGCAAGACCTGAAGGTTCGCAACAGATCAAACTGTGTCAGTCGCAACAGTAGTAGTAacagcagcagcaacaacagTGCGAAAAGTGTGAAAAGAAGTAACAGGAACAAGGGAAATGATGGTGTTTTGAAACAGTTAGTTGGCAAAGGCGGTGGTCTATTGAGTGGTTGTGATTGTTCTTTCCAAACAGTGCAATCGAACAACATGGTCATGATAAAAGGTGGTAACGGTGGTGGCAAAAGTAGCAACAAGACAGAAAGTATAAGGCACGCCGCGAAAGAAAAAGTGGTAGAGTTGAAGAAGCAGAGGCAAAAGCAGGGAAAGAAGGTTACGTCACGTCGTCGAACGTTTGAATGGATAAAGGAACTTCATGCAAGTCACcctgatgatgatgacgacgacGATGAAGAGGCTTTGTTATCAAACGCATGA
- the LOC106766265 gene encoding uncharacterized protein LOC106766265 has product RRRVLERWTSGRIEVLYIKKRKVENGEGSKRKMEKEGKRESEKGKERLEGLPIEESPYLQYKDLEDYKQEGYGTQGHQQPKTGRGAGATEAPTLSGSAPPTATAANNPKGIP; this is encoded by the coding sequence AGAAGACGTGTGTTAGAGAGGTGGACAAGTGGCAGAATAGAAGTATTgtatataaagaaaagaaaggttgaaAATGGAGAAGGAAGTAAGAGAAAGATGGAGAAGGAGGGAAAAAGAGAGAGtgaaaaagggaaagaaaggCTTGAAGGGCTTCCGATAGAGGAGAGTCCATACCTGCAATACAAGGATCTGGAGGATTATAAGCAAGAGGGTTATGGGACGCAAGGCCATCAACAACCAAAGACAGGTCGTGGTGCTGGAGCTACTGAAGCACCCACTCTTTCTGGTTCTGCACCACCCACTGCCACTGCTGCAAATAATCCCAAAGGAATTCCTTAA